The nucleotide window TGCTGGACAGCAGCCTCCTCGACAGCGCCTTCCTGCGCCGGCTGCGCAACTGGCGCTGCCGCTCGGGCACCTTCCGCATGAACGTGGCGCTGTCCGAACTGCCGGACTTCATCGCCCGCCCGGGGCGCGAGATGCAGCGCCATCACGCCGGCACCATCGCCATCGCACCTTCGCTCGGCTATCTGGAGACCGCCTATGACGAGGCCCGCCATCGCGGCTGGTCGCGCAAGCCGGTCGTTTCCATGTGCATCCCGACCGCCGTCGAACCGGAGCTGGCGCCGAAGGGGCAGCACATTGCCGGCCTGTTCTGCCAGCATTTCAGCCCGGACTTGCCCGACGGCGCCTCCTGGGACGATCACCGCGACGAGGTGGCGAAGCTGGTGATCGATACGATCGGCGACTATGCGCCGAACTTTCCCGCCTCGGTGCTTGGCTACAGCGCGCTGACGCCGCTCGACCTGGAGACCGAATACGGCCTTGTCGGCGGCGACATCTTCCACGGCGAGATGCATCTCGACCAGCTGTTCAGCCTGCGCCCGGCCGCCGGCCATGCCGCCTATGGCAGCCCGATCAAGGGCCTGTTCCAGTGCGGCTCCGGCACCCATCCCGGCGGCGGCGTCACCGGCCTGCCCGGGCGCAACGCGGCGCGGGAGATCCTCAAGCGTCGCCGGGAGTTCGTCTAGCGAACACCCGTGCGTCATGGTAACGAGGATCGGACGGGATGATTCTTGGAAAGGGCCGCCATGGCGCAGGACGATGTCGACGACGTTGCGGACGCGCAGGCGGACAACAGCTCCGATTTCGTGCGCTCGCTGGCCCGCGGCCTGGCCGTCATCAAGGCGTTCGACCGCTTCACCCCGGCAATGACCTTGAGCGACGTGGCGCGCAAGACCGGCCTGCCGCGCGCGGCCGCCGGTCGCTTCCTCAAGACGCTGGTCACGCTCGAATATGCCAGCTTCGACGGGCGCGAATACCGCCTGCGGCCGCGGGTGCTGGAGCTGGGCATGGCCTATTTCAGCTCCTTCTCCTTCATCGAGATCGCCAACCCGATCCTCGAGGCGGCGGCCAGGCAGGTCGAGGAGCCGTGCTCCATGGGTGTGCTCGACGGCGCCGAGGTGGTCTATGTCGCCCGCCACACCGCCAACCGGATGATGTCGATCAGCATCGCGCTGGGCAATCGCTACCCGGCCACCTCCACCTCGCTCGGCCGGGTGCTGCTCGGCGGCCTGCCCGATGCGGAGCTCGACGCGCTGCTCGACCGCTCTGAGATCCGCCAGGTCACGCCGCTCACCGTCACCGACCGGCATGCGCTGCGCGAGATGATCCTCAAGGGCCGTTCCGACGGCTATTGCACCGCCGAGGGCCAGCTCGAGGTCGGCATCCGCTCCATCGCCGTGCCGGTGCGCGGGCGCGACGGACGCTTCATCGCGGCGATCAACATGGGCGTTCCGGCGACCCGCCACACCATGGAAAGCCTCGTCTCGCAGCTCCTGCCGGTGTTGCGCTCGGCCGCCTCCGAGATCGAGTTCGCGATTCGCTCGCGGCCCTGAGCCGCCCCTTCCGTCTCCTCGTTGCCTGACGGCGCGCCGGCCCCGGCCGGCGCTTGCCCGCCCTTGCTCATCTGCCTGCATGTGTTCGCCTGCCGCCCGGCTGTCCGGAAGCTTGACAGCTTCCCCGTTCCTTCCTAACGTGTGCGCACAGTGAACGTATGGCCGCTAAGCGAACAAACTGGATCGCAAGGGCGGTCGCATCGGGAGGGGCTGCATGACCGACGGGACGCCGATCGTCGTTGACGACCTGCACAAGCGCTTCAACCAGCTGGAGGTGCTCAAGGGCATTTCGCTGCGGGCGGAAAAGGGCGACGTCATCTCGATCATCGGCTCGAGCGGCTCGGGCAAGAGCACGTTCCTGCGCTGCATCAACCTTTTGGAGCGCTACGACAGCGGCTCGATCCGCGTCTTCGGCGAGGAGCTGAAGGTCGGACGGAAGGGCCGCGTCGACAACCGCCAGGCGGATCGGGTCCGCCGCCGCGTCGGCATGGTGTTCCAGGACTTCAACCTGTGGAGCCACCGCACCATCCTGGAAAACCTCATCGAGGGTCCGGTGCATGTGCTCGGCCGGCCGCGCGCCGAGGCGGTGGAGCAGGCGGAAGCCCTGCTCGACAAGGTCGGCATCCACGACAAGCGCGGCCACTATCCCGCGCATCTGTCCGGCGGCCAGCAGCAGCGGGCGGCCATCGCCCGCGCCCTCGCCATGGATCCGGACGTGCTGCTGTTCGACGAGCCCACCTCGGCGCTCGATCCCGAGCTCGTCGGCGAGGTGCTGCGCGTCATGCGCGCGCTCGCCGAGGAGAACCGGACGATGATCATCGTCACCCACGAGATGCGCTTCGCGCGCGACGTCTCCTCGAAGGTCGTGTTCCTGCACCAGGGCCGCGTCGAGGAGGAGGGAACCCCGGCACAGGTCTTCGGCGATCCCGCCTCCGACCGTTGTCGGCAATTCGTCCGGCAGTCCTTCGAGGCCGCCTGACCTTACATCCACGGCTGCCCATCGACCGACCAACCAGAGGAAGAAAAAGACAATGACAACGCTGCGCATGAAACTCGCCACGCTGCTCGCCGCCTGCGGCCTCGGCCTCGGCCTTGCCTCGGCGGCGCAGGGCGAAACCCTCCGCATCGCCACCGAGGGCGCCTATCCCCCGTTCAACTTCGTCGACGCCAAGGGCGAGCTGCAGGGCTTCGACGTGGAGATCGCCAAGGCGCTCTGCACTGAGATGAAGGTCGAATGCACCATCTCGGCCCAGGCCTGGGACGGCATCATCCCCGGCCTCAATGCCGGCCAGTACGACGCCGTCGTCGCCAGCATGTCGATCACCCCGGCGCGGCTCGAGGCGGTGAACTTCACCAAGCCCTACTACCAGGCTGGTGCCGTGCTGGTCGCGCCGAAGCAGGCCGACCTTGCCCCGACCGCCGAGAGCCTTGCCGGCAAGTCGCTCGGCGTGCAGCGCGCCAGCACCTATGCCGCGCTGATCGCCGCCCGCTTCCCGGATGCGGACGTGCGCCTCTACGACAAGGTCGAGAACCACAATCTCGACCTGGTGACCGGCCGCATCGACGGTGTCGTCGCGCAGCGCATCGCCATGTCGAACTGGCTGAAGTCCGAGGACGGCGCCACCTTCGAGATCAAGGGCGAGGCGATGCTCGACCCTGAAATCCTCGGCCTTGGCGCCGGCATCGCCGTGCGCAAGTCGGACACCGACCTGCTCGCCCGCCTCGATGCGGCGCTCGCCGCCATCAAGCAGAACGGCGTCTATGACGAGATCAACGACCGCTTCTTCCCGTTCAGCATGAAGCCGGCCGACTGATCGCGCCTGCGACGTCGCGGCGCGGCCGGGCCCGGACCCCGGCCGCGTCCATGCTTTCCGCCTCCTTGAGCCAATCGCAGGACCTCGCCTGATGCCCGACTTGCAAGGCTTCGGCCCGATGCTGGCCGAGGGCACGCTGATGACCGTCCAGGTCGCCCTTCTCAGCACGCTCTTCGGCATTCTCATCGGCATCGCCGTCGCCATGATGAAACTGTCGTCGAGCCGCACGGCCCGCATCGCCGGCGACGTCTACACCACCATCGTGCGCGGCGTGCCGGCCCTGGTGCTGATCCTGCTGATCTATTTCGGCGGCGTGCGCGCGGTGAACGGCCTTGCCCGCTGGCTCGGCCATACTGAGCATGTCGACATCAACGCCTTCGTCGCCGGCGTCTTCGCCCTGTCGCTCGCCTTCGGCGCCTATGCGACCGAGGTCTTCCGCGGCGCCTTCCAGTCGATCCCCAAGGGCCAGATCGAGGCAGCGCGCGCGCTCGGCATGGGGCGCCTGCTGACCTTCCGCCGGGTGTCGCTGCCGCAGGTCTGGCGCATCGCGCTGCCGGGTCTCGGCAACATCTTCCTCGTCATCCTCAAGGAGACGGCGCTCGTCTCCGTCATCGGACTGGAGGAGCTGATGCGCAAGACCGAATACGCGGTCGGTTTCACCCGCCAGCCCTTCACCTTCTTTCTTGCCGCCGCCTTCATCTATCTCGCCCTGACCATCGTCAGCATGCTCGCCATCCAGGTGCTGGAGCGCCGGGCCTCGCGCGGCCTCGAACCTGTGGGTGCGGCATGAACCTCCAGGTGATGATCGACAGCTTTCCCGCGCTGCTCAGTGGCGCCGGCCTGACGCTGCAGCTGGTCGGCCTTGCCCTTGTCGCCGGCTTCGTCATGGCGCTCGCCGTCGCGCTTGCCCGCCTGTCGCGCAGCCCGTTCGCGTGGATGCCGGCCTACGGCTTCGTCTTCTTCTTCCGCGGCACGCCGCTCTTGGTGCAGATCTTCCTCGTCTATTACGGCCTGTCGCAATTCGCCGCCGTGCGCGCCAGCCCGTTCTGGGTGATCCTGCGCGAGCCGTTCTGGTGCGCGCTGATCGCCTTCTCGCTGAACACCGCCGCCTACACGGCGGAGATCGTGCGCGGCGCCATCCAGGCGGTGCCGCGCGGCCAGATCGAGGCGGCCAAGGCCATCGGCATGTCGCGGCTGACCCGCATGCGCCGCATCGTGCTGCCGCAGGCGCTGCGCATCGGCCTGCCGGCCTATGGCAACGAGGTGATCCTCCTGATCAAGGCGAGCTCGCTCGCCAGCACCGTCACCTTGCTCGACCTCACCGGCGTTGCCCGCACCATCAGCTCGGTCAACTACATGCCGGTCGAGCTGCTTTCCATGGCCGCGCTGATCTACCTGACGATGACCTTCGTCATCACCCGCGCCTTCAAGCTGGCCGAGCATCTTCTGTCCGGCGACCGCCGCCAGCCGCCCTCCCTCGCGGCCCGCCCCGTTGCCGGTTCCGGCGCCGTCTCCCCTGGTGAAGCGAAATGACCGTGTCCCCCACTCCTGCCCCCGCTCCCGTCCCCGCTCCAGTCAAGGACTGGCACGCCGCCGCCCGCGCCCTGTCGCCGGAGGCGCAGGCCTTCATCGACGGCCGCTATCGCCCGGCGCTGTCCGGCGCCACCTTCGCCACGCTCAACCCGGCGACCGGCCGCACCCTTGCCGATGTCGCCGCCTGCGGCGAGGCCGATGCGGATGCGGCGGTCGCGGCCGCCGCCCGCGCCTTCGAGACGGGCAGCTGGTCACGCGCCGCCCCGGGCGCGCGCAAGGCGGTGCTGCTGCACCTTGCCGATCTCATCGAGGCGGATGCGGACGCCTTCGCCCTCCTCGAGACGCTCGACATGGGCAAGCCGATCCGCGACAGCCTGACGATCGACGTGCCGGCGGCGGTGCGCTGCTTGCGCTGGTTCGCGGAAGCTGCCGACAAGCTCTACGACGAGATCGCCCCCACGAGGGGTGACGTGCTCGCCATGATCCGCCGGGTGCCGGTCGGCGTCGTCGCCGCCATCGTCCCCTGGAACTTCCCGCTGGTCACCGCGATGACCAAGATCGCCCCGGCGCTCGCCGCCGGCAACAGCGTGGTCCTGAAGCCCTCCGAACTGTCGCCGCTCTCGGCCCTGCGGCTCGGCCGGCTCGCCGCCGAGGCGGGGCTTCCCGACGGCGTCTTCAACGTGCTGCCGGGCATC belongs to Stappia indica and includes:
- a CDS encoding IclR family transcriptional regulator domain-containing protein, with protein sequence MAQDDVDDVADAQADNSSDFVRSLARGLAVIKAFDRFTPAMTLSDVARKTGLPRAAAGRFLKTLVTLEYASFDGREYRLRPRVLELGMAYFSSFSFIEIANPILEAAARQVEEPCSMGVLDGAEVVYVARHTANRMMSISIALGNRYPATSTSLGRVLLGGLPDAELDALLDRSEIRQVTPLTVTDRHALREMILKGRSDGYCTAEGQLEVGIRSIAVPVRGRDGRFIAAINMGVPATRHTMESLVSQLLPVLRSAASEIEFAIRSRP
- a CDS encoding ABC transporter ATP-binding protein; translation: MTDGTPIVVDDLHKRFNQLEVLKGISLRAEKGDVISIIGSSGSGKSTFLRCINLLERYDSGSIRVFGEELKVGRKGRVDNRQADRVRRRVGMVFQDFNLWSHRTILENLIEGPVHVLGRPRAEAVEQAEALLDKVGIHDKRGHYPAHLSGGQQQRAAIARALAMDPDVLLFDEPTSALDPELVGEVLRVMRALAEENRTMIIVTHEMRFARDVSSKVVFLHQGRVEEEGTPAQVFGDPASDRCRQFVRQSFEAA
- a CDS encoding transporter substrate-binding domain-containing protein, which gives rise to MTTLRMKLATLLAACGLGLGLASAAQGETLRIATEGAYPPFNFVDAKGELQGFDVEIAKALCTEMKVECTISAQAWDGIIPGLNAGQYDAVVASMSITPARLEAVNFTKPYYQAGAVLVAPKQADLAPTAESLAGKSLGVQRASTYAALIAARFPDADVRLYDKVENHNLDLVTGRIDGVVAQRIAMSNWLKSEDGATFEIKGEAMLDPEILGLGAGIAVRKSDTDLLARLDAALAAIKQNGVYDEINDRFFPFSMKPAD
- a CDS encoding ABC transporter permease, with the translated sequence MPDLQGFGPMLAEGTLMTVQVALLSTLFGILIGIAVAMMKLSSSRTARIAGDVYTTIVRGVPALVLILLIYFGGVRAVNGLARWLGHTEHVDINAFVAGVFALSLAFGAYATEVFRGAFQSIPKGQIEAARALGMGRLLTFRRVSLPQVWRIALPGLGNIFLVILKETALVSVIGLEELMRKTEYAVGFTRQPFTFFLAAAFIYLALTIVSMLAIQVLERRASRGLEPVGAA
- a CDS encoding ABC transporter permease, which encodes MNLQVMIDSFPALLSGAGLTLQLVGLALVAGFVMALAVALARLSRSPFAWMPAYGFVFFFRGTPLLVQIFLVYYGLSQFAAVRASPFWVILREPFWCALIAFSLNTAAYTAEIVRGAIQAVPRGQIEAAKAIGMSRLTRMRRIVLPQALRIGLPAYGNEVILLIKASSLASTVTLLDLTGVARTISSVNYMPVELLSMAALIYLTMTFVITRAFKLAEHLLSGDRRQPPSLAARPVAGSGAVSPGEAK